A part of Dasypus novemcinctus isolate mDasNov1 chromosome 5, mDasNov1.1.hap2, whole genome shotgun sequence genomic DNA contains:
- the LOC105747678 gene encoding olfactory receptor 9A4-like — MVGNLSCATKFCLLGFRGSQELHHILFVTFFFLYSVTLMGNTVIIVIVCVDKRLQSPMYFFLGYLSVLEILITTVIVPMMLCGLLLPGMQIISWTACAAQLYLYLSLGTIEFVLMGAMAVDRYVAVCNPLRYNIIMSSHTCICVVIVSWVFGFLSEIWPVYATFQLTYCKSNVVDHFFCERGQLLKLSCDDTLFTEFILFLMAIFIIIGSLIPTIVSYTYIISTILKIPSASGQRKAFSTCASHFTFVVIGYGSCFFLYVKPKQTQAAEYNKIVSLFVSVVTPFLNPFIFTLRNDKVKEALRDGVKRCSQLLKD, encoded by the coding sequence ATGGTGGGCAATCTCTCTTGTGCTACCAAATTCTGCCTTTTAGGCTTCCGTGGGTCCCAAGAACTACACCACATCCTTTTTGTTACATTCTTCTTCTTGTACTCAGTGACGTTAATGGGAAATACAGTTATCATTGTGATTGTCTGTGTTGATAAACGTCTGCAGtcccccatgtatttcttccttggttaCCTCTCTGTCCTGGAGATCCTGATCACAACAGTTATTGTCCCCATGATGCTCTGCGGGTTGCTTCTCCCTGGAATGCAGATTATATCTTGGACTGCATGTGCTGCCCAACTCTATTTGTACCTTTCTTTGGGGACCATAGAATTTGTATTAATGGGCGCAATGGCTGTGGATCGTTATGTGGCTGTGTGTAACCCTTTGAGATACAACATCATTATGAGCAGTCATACTTGCATCTGTGTGGTGATTGTGTCATGGGTATTTGGGTTCCTTTCTGAAATCTGGCCAGTCTATGCCACGTTTCAGCTTACCTACTGCAAATCAAATGTGGTAGACCATTTTTTCTGTGAGAGAGGACAATTGCTCAAACTCTCCTGTGATGACACACTTTTCACagaatttatcctttttttaatggCTATTTTCATTATCATTGGTTCTTTGATCCCTACAATAGTCTCCTACACCTACATCATCTCCACCATCCTCAAGATCCCCTCAGCCTCTGGCCAGAGGAAAGCCTTCTCTACTTGTGCCTCCCACTTCACCTTTGTTGTGATTGGCTATGGCAGCTGCTTTTTCCTCTATGTGAAACCCAAGCAAACACAAGCAGCTGAGTACAACAAGATAGTATCCTTGTTTGTTTCAGTGGTAACTCCTTTCTTGAACCCTTTCATCTTCACTCTCCGGAATGACAAAGTCAAAGAGGCCCTTCGAGATGGTGTGAAACGCTGCAGTCAACTTCTCAAAGACTAG